From the genome of Anaerolineae bacterium:
CTGTCCTGCGGCGTGTGGTAATACGGATTGAAATCCTCCTCATCCTCGATCAGCAGGACGGCGGGATAGCCCTCGTGCCAGAAGGGGGCGTGATCGCTCCACCCCATGGCGCGCGGGCCGAGATGCACCTCGACCGAGATGGGCAGCTGGTACTGGAGCACCAGATCGGCGAATGCCGTTCCCAGGGCGGCCGATGGGGACTGCGGCGCGCCGGCATGCACGTCGAACTTCGGCCGGCTGTCCCCATCCCAGCCCAGCATATCCAGATTGATGACGCCGGCGATACGCTCACCCAGGAGCGCCAACTGATGGGCATAGGCAGTGCTCCCCCACAGCCCCTGTTCCTCGCCGGAAAAATGGACATAGCGAATGGTATAGGCAAAAGGCTGGGAGGACAGCACCTCCGCCGCGGCCATCACCGCCGCGACCCCGCTGGCGTTGTCGTCCGCCCCGGGCGCCTGCGTCAAAGGGGTGGAGGAGGTGGAGTCATAATGGGCACAGAGGATGTAGGATTCCTCCGGGTACAGCCACCCCGGCTGGACGGCCACCACGTTGACCCAGCCGGCCGTGCCGTAGGGCCACAGCTCTGTCTGCAGGCCCAGGCCGGCGTAATACTCCCGCAGATAGGCCGCGGCCAGCGCCGCCTCGTGGGTGCCGCTGTAACGGGTGCGCAGACGCACCGGCTGACCCTCCACCATGATCTCCCGCTCGCCGCTGAGCTCTTCTACGCGTTCCAGCAGTTGCTCCGGGGTGATGCGGCTCAGCCACAGGGCGATGCGCGGATCGGTCCCGCCGCCGGCCGGCTGGCCGGCCAGCCCCGGCCGGCCCCATGTGCCGAGGAGCAGGAGGGATATCAGCACCATCAGAACGCGCGGCGCTGGGTGTCTGCTCATGGGCTTTCCTCCGTTGATAGATCCGGTGCACCCAGGCGCTCGCTCCAGTGCCAGGCAAGCGCCTCCAGCCGTCCGCGCCAGCGCCAGAACAGGAACAGGATGAGGCCGGCGGCCGCCGCCACCGCGCCCCACTCCCATCCCCGCAGGCTCCGCCCGGCATATCCCAGCAGATTGGCGAGGAAAATACCCGGCGTGCGCCCGACGGCGGCCAACAGGAGTATCCAGGGGATGGGCAGAGGGCTGAGGCCGGCCAGGATGCAGATGGTATCATCGGGCAGAAAGGGTATCAGAAAGGCCAGCAGGAGCAGGAGACTGCCGCGCCGGCGCAGGAACACATCGGCTCGCGCCATCCATTCCGGCCCGACCAGCCAGGCGGCCAACGGCCGGCCCCATTTGCGCACCAACAGGAGGCCAACGGTACTGCCCAGCAGGGTGCCGGCCAGGGAGAGCAGGGTGCCCACAAAAGGGCCATACAGGTACCCGCTCAATAGGTTCAGGGGCTGGCCGGGGAGCGGGGATAGGAGCGTCTGCAAGGCGTTCAGCAGGATGATGCCGGCGGGCGCCCACCCTCCCATGCGGGTCACCAGGGCCTGCAGTTGCCCGACATCCGCCAGAGAGGAGGCGCGGCCGGCGCGCCAGATCAGCCCGCCGGCGGCCAGCAGGATGACCAGGGCGCCGGCGGCGGTGAGCCGGCGAATGGCTTTGCCCCTGGGATCGGGGGATGGATGGGTTCTCTCTGGGTCCGCGGCCATGGCGCTCTCTCGTGCAAGTTCGGACGTATCATATATCGGACGGGCCGACCCCGCAAACAGCCGCTCTCCACCCAGGCTATGTCAGCAGGAGTGCCAGCGCCGCCAGAAGGAGGATAATGAGCGCGATATCCCCTGCGGTCAGGGGGATGGGACTGCCGGCGGGGCGCTTCGGGTCGAACGCGCGCGCCGAGGCCGCCAGCACTACCTCGTCGCCGTGCCGCAGGGCGTTGGCAAAGATGCCCAGCAGGAAAGGGCGAAGGTTGGTGAGGAGCCGGCGGTTGAGGCGGAAGGCGCCGCGCTGGCGCAGGGTATGATACGTCACCAGGATGATGTCCTGAAGGGAAACGCTGAGGTTGACGGCCACGCCGAAGGCGAACCCCAGCCCCTTCAGCCCCAGCCGCTCGAAGACCGCACTCAAGCGGGCGACGGAAAGCGCGCCGATGGAGGCGGAGAACGCCAGCAGGATGCTGAGGCCGCGCAGGATCATCCAAAGGCCGGCCCACAGCCCCTCCCGCGACAGCCGGAACCAGGTGGGGCCCAGGTCGTGCGGGCCGAGCGTCAGACCGCTCAACAGCAGAATGAGGGCCAGGGTGAGCCAGGTGCGCCGGCGGAGCAGGATGAGGAGCGCCTGGCGCCGCCAGATGCCGGCGAATACCAGGACGCTCCCCAACAGCCAGCCCAGCCGCGCCGGCGGCAGTACTGCCACCAGCACGAGCGTCCATATCAGAAAGGCCAGGGAGCCCCAGGTGTCGGGGCGCGGCTCCCGCCGGCGTTCCACTGCCACGATCACTGCGCCATATCTCCCGTCTCGAACCGCCGGGCGCGCCGGCCGGCCACCGCCAGGCCGATGCCCCAGGCCGCCCAGCCGGCCAGGGCGCCGACGATGAACCGTACCACAAACAGCACCCCCAGGATCAGGGCGATGGCGGAGGGGTTCATGCCCAACATCTTAGCGCCGTCCTTGGCCATCTTCAGCGCTACCTCGACGATGGCCGTGCCGTACAGCAGGCGCATCATCACGAACTTGTGGAAGAAGTTCCAGGAGACGGCCAGGGCGCCG
Proteins encoded in this window:
- a CDS encoding M28 family peptidase yields the protein MSRHPAPRVLMVLISLLLLGTWGRPGLAGQPAGGGTDPRIALWLSRITPEQLLERVEELSGEREIMVEGQPVRLRTRYSGTHEAALAAAYLREYYAGLGLQTELWPYGTAGWVNVVAVQPGWLYPEESYILCAHYDSTSSTPLTQAPGADDNASGVAAVMAAAEVLSSQPFAYTIRYVHFSGEEQGLWGSTAYAHQLALLGERIAGVINLDMLGWDGDSRPKFDVHAGAPQSPSAALGTAFADLVLQYQLPISVEVHLGPRAMGWSDHAPFWHEGYPAVLLIEDEEDFNPYYHTPQDRAVHLAPEYFAAGARAAVGLLAVLAEPLTEPLPMPAPLPTPTPRPTPACPNHLA
- a CDS encoding TVP38/TMEM64 family protein; translation: MAADPERTHPSPDPRGKAIRRLTAAGALVILLAAGGLIWRAGRASSLADVGQLQALVTRMGGWAPAGIILLNALQTLLSPLPGQPLNLLSGYLYGPFVGTLLSLAGTLLGSTVGLLLVRKWGRPLAAWLVGPEWMARADVFLRRRGSLLLLLAFLIPFLPDDTICILAGLSPLPIPWILLLAAVGRTPGIFLANLLGYAGRSLRGWEWGAVAAAAGLILFLFWRWRGRLEALAWHWSERLGAPDLSTEESP